The genomic segment CGAACAAACCACCAGTAAAATACCAGGAAGTTTATTAATTCTACGGAGGAATGTTTTGGTCTTGAGTAATGAAGTCATATAATTTGGTCGCAAATAAGGTTGGAAGTTCATAGGTATCTTTCTGGGAATTGTATGATTTTTAATTGAGTAGAAACAAGAGCATTAGGTAATTGCTTTTCTTCCTTCTATTTTTAAATAAATGCAAATTCAATTAACTTATACACTTGTGTAAATTAGTTTAAAGGGTAAACAGTTCGCGCAACTGCTAACCCCTTAAAACTCAGTGTTTATCGTCTACCGAATACCATTGTCCAGTAGATTTTGCCATCACCCCCTTGAACAGCACCAACACCACTGTCGCTATAATTTGAATTCATAATATTCCTGCAATGTCCAGGACTGTTTAGCCATGCTTGGACTACAGCACTCGCTGATTTTTGACCAGCAGCTACATTCTCAGCAATAGCTCTCCATTGATATCCTGCTTGCTTTGCCCGATCTCCAGCAGAACTGCCATTAGAACCTGTATGACTCATTTGTCTTCTTGCAGCCATATCTGAACTATGCAACTGTGCCGCACGACTCAAGCTACCATTTACAGATAGTGGACCGACAGAAGCAAATCTCTGATTACCACACACACGCCCTTGAGACCTGGCTTGATTAACTAATTGAATTACTTCGTCTGAAACAGAAGCTTGAGCTTGTTGTGCAGCGCCAACATTAAGCAAAAGAATAGCAGCTGATAGCAAGCCTGTCTTAACTGTGAAATTAGCCATTTTTTTGTTTCTTTTGTACTGATGGAAGTTAGTTTATTGATCGGCAAATCTTCGATTTACTTCGCTTCTAATTGTAGATAGATTCAAGCAAAATCTACTTATACAGTTCAGACTTGAGCTTCTTTACCAACTCCATGTTGCATGAAGATATAAGATATTATGCCAATATCTCAACTGTCACCTTTGTCAGTACCCACTACCTGAATCTTGATACTTT from the Anabaena sphaerica FACHB-251 genome contains:
- a CDS encoding CAP domain-containing protein, coding for MANFTVKTGLLSAAILLLNVGAAQQAQASVSDEVIQLVNQARSQGRVCGNQRFASVGPLSVNGSLSRAAQLHSSDMAARRQMSHTGSNGSSAGDRAKQAGYQWRAIAENVAAGQKSASAVVQAWLNSPGHCRNIMNSNYSDSGVGAVQGGDGKIYWTMVFGRR